The sequence AGGCTCTGGACTAATGAGGAAACTATCTCATCAACTATACTGGTTCATGAACCACAGGGGCAAAACACACAGCttaccttatcaaaataaggactgcgATCCATGGAAGACTCTTTGGAAATCTGAGGCCGAGAACCAGGGCCTTTCCCGACCGTTCGATTGTAATCACCAATGTTTAGGCTATGTTTATCTATCTCCATTCGTTTGTCTTGTAACATTCCTAATAAATGCAGGAGGTTACGTCATCAAACTAGGAAGACCCGTTAGCCTAgccggttccagataaatttatAGTACTGACAGAAAACCAAACAGCCATATATATCCCAGACTGAAGTGACTTCTATCCTAACAGGACATGTAAAAAATCCACAAGCCTTTAAGTGATCCTCCGCTCCGCTCCTCACACGCCGCATCCCTTCAGAAGTTGACGGCCACTGTAGCGAcgacacccccacccctcactctATACCCCAAACTTCCAAAGAGAAGTATCAACCCCAGTTTCCAGTTCATTCTTTGGCAaccattctcctctctctcttcacatGACTGCTTGGCGGGGAGACTATTCTACTTGTCACGGTTCCTATGCCCTTTCCTTAAATGTCACTCCCCCAGGATTACCTGTGGTCTCTTACTCTTGACTTCCTGTTTGTGTAGCTTTACTAAGGCTGAGCTAGAGCTCTTGCCGTCGGCCTTCTCTCCTGAGCTCCAGACCTTCGACTGCTTACTGGGTGGCATCACATGAAACTTTAACCTCAGTACCTCTGTGTCAAAACTTGTTGTTATTCCCATTGAATTTCTTTTCTCCAGTAACGTCTAGTTATCGACTTCCTGTCTTTTGAGCTCCAATACTACCTTTCTGACTGCTCTGTGAAAATGTATCTGGGATATATATTTCTAGTCTTCCCCTTCgctggggcagaggagatagcacaccgttatgtaaaaaagactctcctgcctgaggctccaaggttcagtcccctgtatcaccagaagccacagctgagcagtgctctggtaaatggaAAAGCAAACAtttaacaaagattttttttttttttttttaaactatctgGCTCTGGGCCTTTCTCAGTAGAGGGCACTAGAGAGACAGTGAGGAGTAAGCTGGCCTCCTGGTGCAATGCGCCCACAGCTTCTCCTGTGCCACACGTCCGCAGGGCAGGCTGTCAGGAGCACCCAGAGGCCAGCTTCTCGCAACACTCCCATCGACCTCCAAGCAGCTTTGGACGCCACTCTGTGAACTGCAGATTTCCACCAAGTTCCACCAGCAAGGAAATCTCTGACATTCAGTGAGCCATGAGAAACAGAGCCTTGTCCACAAAGGAACAGACATGTTTCTGGAGAGTGTTTTTCCTGCCTGTAAACAACTTCTGTGGAGACATGGTCTGGAGGCTTTACCCACTGCTGTGGCTGACCAGGACATACATTTTACAGCCAAGGGACAATAGTAACGGACTCATGCTCATTGGATCAACTGGTTTTACCACATCCACCATTACCTAAAGGGAGGTAGCAGATGGCTAGGTACAGCTGCCTGCTGAAGACCAGCTGCACAGCAAGTTGGGAGAGAGTATCCTAGAAGTCCGGAGTGCGCATCCCCATTACCACAGCGCACTGGGGGTTGAATGGTGCAAACGGGAAGACAGAAGGTAGTTGCTTCCTGCCCCAACAATTTGGCAAGTTCAGAGCTCTTACTTCCGGAGACAGAGAATGCTTTCAGCCAGGAGACACAGTGGCTGAAGATGGAAACTACCCTCTGGATACTTTACAACTTATGCCACTGAACCAAAACTGGGGCTCCTCTTCTGGCTGCAATGGCTGGTTCTGATGACCAGGAGGAAACTGGCTTCCTGATATAATATCAGGCCAGGAAGGACTATGGAACCCAAGAGATGCCCTGGTGGCGATTCTCTGTATTTCTATGCCCAGTGGTCAAGGCTTATGAAGAATCAGGCTGATGGCTGAGGGATCAGATCCTTTGGAAACGAGGGTTTGGACCATTCCATCAGCAAAAGAATCCACAGCAGCTAGCAAGCCAGCTCAACAATGATGAGAATGAAATGCGCAGTAAAATCAGAACTCCACTAAGTACCACAACAAGCCTCTGACTAGTACAGAAATCTTAAGTTCTGGGAACCTCCAATTCTGTGGGGTTGCACCATGTCTGAACACTCATTTATGGTGCTGGTATGAGGCATTTCGCCTCCATCCTTAGAGGCCTCCCTGTAAGTCGTTACTCATCCCTTTTCTAGAACTCTCTTTACCTCATTAAACGAATCTTGTGGTGCACTAGTAATCTCACTGTTCATGGGACTGTAGTTTTTGGAGTCAGTCAGATTAATTATAGCTTCTCTCCCAGCTTCCTAACAAACCGGCTCACCCTTTATTGATTTTAAACCAGTATCTTTTTTCCTCACCAAATTCTATTCTTTCCCCGTCTGTCCAAGTTTGGTCATCCTAACAGATGACTAGCTGGTTCTGGTATTTAGGGATGATGATTAGCATCTTTCTGTTGTCTATCCTTTTGCTgcaaaatattttccattttctatAACAGAAATCCAAATCTTCTGCTTATGACTAATTCATCTTTCATGTTCAGAGTAACGTTTGAATTCCCATGCTACTCATGAGTTAAGGTAGACCTCTTGAGCCAAATTATGTTTCTTGTTCTAGTACATGGAACTACTTGTTACTTGGCCAGTATGGTTATCCTCTATCAtgtatacagacagacagacatacatatTACATACCTTTGTATACAATGTTCTCTAAATTAAAAAGACTATCACTGAACCTGGAggactttcccccttttttcttttcttttcttttcttttcttttcttttcttttcttttcttttcttttcacgaGAGCACTGCAGAGCTCGGGTTTTAGTGGTGTCAGGGATTCAGCCTAGGCCTCAGAGCCTGGGGCGTTATTAGTCTGTTCGTAAACCCTTATACTATCTCCTCTACCCTGGAGAACTGGTTCTTGACAGGATAAGTTTGAGGTCATCACAGACCAACCTCACAACTACCTGAGATTTTTCACTTTAAAGGCCCGTCAACTCCTAAGATGACAGCATCCCCAAGTCCGCTAGAGCACACAGGAACATTGCAGTGGAAGCCCGGCGCCCTCCCCTGGCCCGGGTCAGCACTCTTCCAGCAGGAGCACATCACACGCGAATATAAGCCCAAACGGCTTTGCTCTCCTACCTCCAGAAAGGTCCATCTTATTGCTCTGTACGTTTTCTTCTGGTGAGTCTCTCTGAAGTAAGAAAAAGCAGCATATTAGCAGATATCTTGATtcatcagtgaaaggaaattctagAAGTAGGGATTTCTATTATTACTTGCAAGAATCAAGACCACTTTATCAATGTCAAAATAcaagtttcatttttaaattgttgttgtagttattattgttgttgttggataggacagagagaaatggagggaggagaggaagacagagagggggagagaaagatagacacctgcagacctgcttcaccgcctgtgaagcgactcccctgcaggtggggagccggaggctcgaaccgagatccttactgtggtccttgcgctttgtgccacgtgcgttttatccactacactaccgccccacccccagaagTGTCATTTTTTTAACTGGCTAataccttttgtttttgttttttttttttttggtaaagggTGATCAATGCTTTTagatgacaaaaataaagaagGCTTTATGGCTAGTTTTACTCTAACCGACAGCATAAAATGACTTactaagaaaacaaagaaatggacGTAGGAAGAGAGGCTGCGAGGGAAATATACTTACCGAAAAACTGATATTGGAAAACTGTTTAACAAATGGATTGATCCATGCATCTTCTTGTTTGCTTCCACCTTTCATCATTCCCtttgtaaaataaaagaatagacaGATGCCATGGCCATCTCTATTTATCTGGGCATAGTGATGGATTAATAAAACCTCAAGACAATTCCCAACTCTCATTTTTAGCCAATAATTTCTCCTCCCATCAACCCTTTATCAGAGTTGTTTAGCAATTAGTTGATTTTCAACTTCCTTTGCTCCAGTCCTCTGGTATAGCTGTAATGCACAGAGAATCTCTACAGGCAGGCAGTCagaaggaaaagatagaagcaAAGGGCCTTGATGACTCACAAAATAGAAAAGCCAGTCCGCTGAATAAGAAAGAACTTCATCAACTCTTTGCCCATTATAAACAGACTGCATTTGAGAAGATTAATTGTAATCTGGGCGTTCAGAATTATCGCACCAAGTCAAAATAAATATAGTCATCGGAGGCTCATGTTAGTCCAGAGAAATAAATTTAACTCGTGATTTAATTATGCTATGTGTACTGTAGTTTGAGAGAAACACCATATgtttctatgtgaaaaaaaaaagtatttaaaaatttcaATCTGTGTTGCCAAGAACACAGTCTGCCCAGCAGCAGCTGAAGCCGGGATTCCTCCTCCTCAGTGCTCGCATTCTGTGGCTAGCTCGACCTTGAGACATGCGCTGAGAACACATGGCTCACAACTGGCAGTCTGCTAGACGAGGAGGCTGGAAGTTACCGAGACCAGCACCTCCCGTCTGTGTGAAGGCCACAAGGGCCTTTCCTGTCTGTGGCGGGAATTTCCCTTTCCCATTGCTACTATGCATTCCTTCTGACTGTGGAACAGAATAAAGCTTCACAATCCCCCCGCCCCCAATGCAGGTCTCTGAAGCAAGCACCTGACCTTCCTTGTGGTTTCTGAAGTCATCCTtgattccttctcctctttcccccccacccccaaaccaaaCTGGCTGCCGAGGCCTTCTGTCCTTTCTGTTTTGAGTGTCTCAACTAGCGGGCCCTACCCTCTATATAGCCATTCCTGCTTCCCAATTCAGGCTCTGCTTTCTACTCTGGACAAATGAACTCAGATCCCTaaccctgtcctctcccctctggTCTATCAGATTtactgctcagactctcatgggttagctctctttaaataaatttttaaaaatcaaattgatAATTCATTTCCATTCAATTTCACCGGCTCCATAGTTTACACAAAATGAAGTTCAGATTCTTTGGCTTAAAGCAGTTTTCCAATCTTCCTCTGATCTAACTACAGAGCCAGAGCTCTACAGTCTCCCTTCCAGAAAGTCCCCCTTTTCCTTGACGTGTCCCGCCCCCAGGCATCTTGCAATGCAGATACTCACTCGAGCTCTCCCGATGCCCCGGATTCTAGACTCTGAGCGCCTTTTTATAGAGCGCACAACCTAGTGCTTCTGACCCCCCAGCACCAAGCACAGTACCTGGCACACAGCAGAGACTAAATAAATGTTTGCAGTTGCTTTCTAAGAGAGTTTTACTAGAAGAAACAAAGGAGAAAGAGTAAAAAGGCTACAcaccctttcccttctcctttttttgccaCTCAGACCCTGTAAGGAAAGACAAAGTCACAAAACAGCATGGTCCAGTGGGAAGAACACAGGGTTTGGAATCGGAAGTCCTAAGCTGAATTTCTCGATCGGCCACAAACTAGCTGTGCTTTGGGCAAGTCACCACTTTTTCCAGTCTCAAACTCCTCTTTAACTCAGGTTATGAGGAGCAAATGGCGTATGTCAAGTATGGGAAAAGCACTTCATAAAGCTACATGTTAAGGCAATTGGCAAATTCAGCCACATGGAAAATTAAAATTATGAGAATGACAGGTCCTAGACTTAGAATCCCAGGATTAAACACAGGGACCTGGCAGTCAGCTAGCTGAGTTGCTGCATACTTGACTCCTAAGAGCTTCCCAAATGTGCTCAGAGGGCAGCGAGGCCGAGTTACAATCACCTGTGGGACTGGACAAACCATTCTGAAAACGGTCCCCAGGGAAATGTCACACCAGTATCAACACCACCTCTGCAGAAGCAGTGCGCTAAACCACTGATTCCCAAGCCTCGCTTTGCATCAGACACATCCGATGAACCTGTTTAGGATGAGAAACTTGATCTAACTGCCCTCAACTTAGTCGGCCTGGGTACAGAAAGCTGTACTTTTCACAGATGATGTATGAATCTGGTGCACAGCCAGACTTGGGACTGAGATGTGTCcaaacagaaaaagcaaaaccaaGTCTGCCCCATTCCTAGGGATTTTTGTCACAGGACCTTTCGGGGTGGGGCAGGTACACAGATGAGGGATGGATGAGGACGGTGACCCGGTGACCCGGGTGAAAGGGGGCGGGGACTCCAGGGGAGGAGGCGGGTGGGAGGTGAGGCGGCTGTGGCTGTGGGATGGTTCGAGTCCACTAAGATTTGCCCTTCTCTTCAACCTCACCGCTGCAGGCAGCACCCTGGGGTGAGGGCGTGTCCCAGGCAGCACTggtagagggagaggaggagagaaatcccAAGCTGTAGCAGTGGGGAGAAAGGAAGTTCCTGTGGGCTCGTTTTTTCTAGGTGGCTGCCCAGACACAAGGCTACACCTAAGTTGGGGGCTGCCTGGACTGTACTGATCGCCATGAACGGGCAGGAAGAACATTAATTTTCTGTGGGCAAACTACCTGTTGGAATTCAAAGTTTCAAGGGCTCTGCCCTTGACATGTTTACCTTCGACGACATTTTCTTTGTATATGGTGGCCAATTTAAAGATGAGTTAAGCTCTTGAGAAGAATTGCTATTCCACATTCCAATCTCTacatcctcttcctcttcccagcCAGTGGGGCGGTTTCCGGGCAAAGGCATGTCATCAGCACACCAGCCATCTTGCATAGATTTGGGCCCTAAATATGGGGTTTGGGATGCAAAGCAAAATAAACTCTTTCTTTAGTACTACAACTCCTTCTGGAGGTCAGGCATGCAGGAAGAACAAAGTGAGGCTTAGGGGAGAGCCTGGAAACAAACTAGTGCTTTCAGTTTCCTGGCCAAATTTGCACAGCAGTCACTCACATGCTAAACTGAGAGTGTGCTTTTATTAAAAAGTTTAATGGAACGTCTTCTGTGGCTCTCACAAGCCAGAGGGTTGCTGAACACACAGTGCTGGTAGGACTGCTGTCCTCAACCTGTACAGCGACCCGTGGGGCCGAAATGACAGCTGTGATTCGAGGGGTCCTTCCTAAGCTTTCGTCATTTTCTGTATGATAGTCGGGGGAAACATCCAGAACCCGAGCCAGGTAGTCTGAACATGCCTCCCCGTGACTGTTATACTCAGTCTCTTGTGTTAGACAGCGGGAAAGCTGCTCAGCCACTTTGAGACCGTCTCCTCTGCCAAGACATCATTTTGATTTGATCAAGTATACACAAACCATCACTaatgaaaagggagaaaaagtagaaaaagattcaaacaaaaaaagagacctATGTGACAGCATCAAAGAGCCAACAGAGGCATCACTTTATGGTGACACACGGGGCACCCTGACAGTAACTCAGTCATGGTCACAGAGATCGTCACAACTACAAACCAGCTGCCGGGGACTGTCAGCAACTTACCAGACTTGCTTAGTGCTTGTGGACCAACGGCGCTGGAGCTCCACGTGGATGCGTTGGATGGTGCAGCAATGGGCTCCCCCCAGCTGGGGCCGCTGTCTATGGGCTTACCCCACGCGGAAGTGCCATTATCCACAGTGGTGGCTGGAGCAGAAGGCTCCCCCCACGGCTCACCCCAGCCTTTAGAAAGTGGGGGAAAAGAAATCATCAGGACATGGCACGGAAGCACGACAGAGTAAGAGGCAATGAAGAAAAGAACTGAGTATTCATGCGCCACATAAAGGTGCTGCGGAGGGCACGGAAGATGGTGTCTAGTTCATGCAGAGAAGACCAATCACTTCACGTTGGCATAGACGTAGCGTGAGGTTTGTTTCCTCCCGACTCAGGATTTGTAACTGCCCTCTCAGTATAGTGCCGAGGAGTCTTTCACACGACTTTAATTATGGTAAGTCATCCTCCTTTGAAGGTGAAGTTAATTCCTGGAAAGATCGCTCTGAGACACCTTTAATAACTAAAGAGCATGTGGTCACGCTCTGTGGCACTGTATGCATAAGCttatgtgtgtgcgcgcgcacacacacacacacacatcacacacacacactttactgtcAGCACAAGCTTCCAGCACCATTATTTATGGAAAACTACAAGATGAACACCTGCCTTTTATACATGGAAGGGGACTACTTCTCAGCAGTTTCAAAGATTAGGGTGCCCGAAGCTAAGAACATTATCCAAGCATTATAAACGTTATTTAAAAGTGCCAAAAGGACCTTTTTCTAAACAGGTACCCATTTCTACTAAGGAGTAAACCTGCAGCAAGAAGacatcaagaaaacaaacaaaaatggggcCTGAGAAGTCACCTCATAAAGACTTTCCTAGCTAATGTCCAGGGGGAACTGCTATTAAATGAAATCTCCACTAAGAAGGATGGTGCGTTCCAATGAAACTTAATGAAAATGTCCTCAtcaaggtgatagggagagagagaggaatctggGACTTGTTTCTCATTGTCAGGGGAAAGTGCCCCCCCAAGGCACCATCAAATGTTCATAACATAGACACTTAACACATCATGTTACACACACAATGCATGTCTACTGTAGTAACTCTCCCAAAATGCACCTAGTAATCACAGACTACTAGAAAGATCTGCTGTTACTTCTGAGGACATTAGTTAAATAACAACGACAATGATTTATGTCCAGCATTTCTATCCCTTCTCCTGTTCTTTTCTTCtgtaccattttttcccttctaatatatatagattttttttttttttgcatccagggttatgactggggctcagggccagcactgccattccactgcttccagcggccatattttcttttttcccctttctattttattcataagacagagaggaattgagggggggggaggagaaacagaaagaaaaagttaagTCACCTGTAAgccagcttcactgcttttgaggcATCCCTaatgcagggtgtgtgtgtgtgtgtgtgtgtgtgtgtgtgtgtgtgtgtgtgtgtggcatcgaacccaggcccttgcacattgtactctGTAAGCTTAACcggccgggtgtgccaccacccaggctccATCCTCAAGCATTCctaagagaaaaccagagtagaTCGGATGCACAACTGATAGACTGAACCAAAAAAATCAGAGGCAGGCCCATTCCCTAGATCACAAATGTATACATGGCACTCATTTCAAAATCTTGGAAGAGTTCATGGAAACAAGACACAGAGCGCTGCCATAGAGTACTGTGTTCTACCATCAGCCCCCAGAAAAGAGAACTCACCAGATGCGCCGCTGGCCTCTTGGTTTGAGATGGCACTTGCAGAAGGTAGCGACGGGTGTCCCTGTGCCTGCTGGTCGGAACGGCCGCTGCCATTTGGGACGTTTTTGTTCCACATGTTCACGTTTTTGTAGTTGTACTTGCTCGGGTCTCCCCAAGCTGAAGTCCCATCGTCAATCTCCATTTTGCGACGGACGGATTCCGGGGAGGGCTCCTCCCAGCCTGTGGGCTCCTCTTTCGTTGGAGCTGGGATAGGTCCCCCCAGCCACCCGGTGCCCGGAGGCTTGCTCGAAGCTGGCGGGATTCCCCAAGACCCAACGATGTCTTGTTGCTTGTTCCAGTCTGGAGAACTGACTGGCTTTGACGAATCTCCCCAACCTAGAGACTGATTAGACTTTGgaggctccccccacccctgggaaGGATTCGGTTTAGAAGAAGACTCATCCCATCCTGATGAATTATTTGGATTTATATTATTTCCCCAAGTAAAAGAACTAGTTTTACCAAGTTCATTCCAACCGGACACGGACCTGTCACTGTCGCTCCCTCCTGAACTCGACTTCTTGTTGGTCTCACCCCAATGGTTACTTCTGGACGGTTCTCCCCAGCCGTCGCCGGCAGAAACAGACCAGCCCTGGCTTGATTTCTGCCCGTCGCCCCACCCCTGTTTATTCTTTTGCGAGTCACTCCACGCCGACTTCTCCTCTTTGCAGTTCCCCCACTGATTGCTCTTGGCCATTCCCGTAGCAGCAGAATCATCTTCCCATCCCCCCTGGCAGTTTGAGCCTTTGGAATCTCCCCACCTCACAGCAGGTTTGGGGCCTCCCCACCCGGCTACAGATGAGGTATCGTTACTACTAGGGCTAGTTTTCTCTACACATGCCCCTGAGTTAAAGGTCTGTGTTGCAGAGCTACCCCAGGCCTCTGTCCCATTgtcagtcttcctctctcctctgggTGACGTTTCCGTGTCCCAGGCAGTATTCTGCTTGATAGGCGTCTGGCCCCACCCAGAGTTGGAGAGGACGCGTGGATCTAAGTCAGTTCTGTTTACGATGCTTTGGAGTAGCGTGTGCTGATcaattttccttctgtctctactcTGATTCTCCCCAGCTCCCTTTTCCTCGAGGCGTCCAGTGCTTTCGGTACTGCCTTCACTCTCCACCGGACCGCCCGTCTTGGCCCACACGCTGCTCTGCTCGTTGAGCTGAGGTGTGGCAGAACCCTGATCCTCTTCCTCAGTAGATTTCCATCCATTTGTAAACTTCTTACCATTGCCATTTGCACTGTCATTGGAATGCTGATTGCTAGGCAGTTTGTTCCACTCCACGCTGGGTATATTAGTGCCAGTGTTTTGTGCAGGGGTTCCCCATCCTCTTCGACTTCCTCCAGAATTTGCACCATTCCCGCTCCCCCATGATGCACTCTGGGAGTTGGACGCCCCAGAATCCCACACACTTCCTCCTTTATTTGTGTTAACTTGAAAGTTAGTGCCCACAGGCCCGTTCATGCCAGGCTGCATTAGAGTTGCATTCACAGTGTCACCGTTAGCTTGGCCGTTAGGGCTTGAACATTTGTCTCCAGAGTAGTTAGAACCATAGGCACCCCACGTAGTACCATAAGAGCCTCCGCTTTTGGACTCTCCGTTGCTAAGGTGAGAGAGGGAAGTGCCATTCATAACCGACGGAGCCTGGATCTGAGGATGATTCATTGTGCTCACGCGCCAGGCCCCTGCATTACTAGGCAGTTCGCTATTCTGTACTGAACCGGAGTTTGGTAAACTAGAGGTCATAAAGTTAGTAGTGTTATTTGGTCCAGTCATTTCAGTGGTGATATTTTGAGGTTGACCACTGAATGAAACCTTCTGTGTACCACTCACTTCAGATTCACACGTTTCCTGAAGGCTTCCCCAAGTACCATGGGTAGAAGAACCCCCCACTTTAGAGTTAATACTCTGATTGTTAGGCATCTGGCCTAGGGTACTACACTGAATGTTGATGCCAGAACTACCACTCCCTACAGGCCCTTTCAGGGCGAGTCCGCTGCTCTCTAATACTGGCCAGGCACCATGGTTGCTAGCTGAATTCAAAGTGCTTGGATTTAACCCTCCATTTGATGAAGGACTTACAGTGCCCCAAGCATTCATTCTACCGTTGCTACTTTCTGGCTTGCTTTCAGGAGCATCCACAGAGACCTGACATGTGCTTATTATGGCTCCATGGGAAAAGCCCCATGGCCCAGTACTACTTGCGTGGCCCACATTATTGCTGCCGCTGCCAACCACAAACTTGTTTTGGGAGCCAAGTCCAGTGCTATTTCGAAGGCCGTCTTTCTCACCACCTGTGCTCCCTGAAGCCATGATAGTAATGTTTCTCTCTGATTCCGAACTAGAAATAGAATCAGCATCCATACATTCTGAGATCACCTCGGAATCACTGCCAGGGACGGAAGGCCATTCTTCTTTTTCAGGTGAGTCGTTTATAACAGCATTCTTACAGTCGGCGCTCGAGTCACTTGTAGAAGACACAGGCCCCCGCTGCAGATTCTCATAATGGGATCCTGAAGCACTGTGGTTTGTTTCTACGAGAAAGGAGAAGCACAACATTCATGAGGGCTCTGAAGTAGGCTATATGATAAATGTATGTGGCTTCTCAGTACTACCACGACAACGCCCAGCGGTATGGTCACAAGAACATTGATATAACCCAGCTAGCAACTTGGCACGTCTGATTATCAATTCCACACAGGCAAAAAGTCTGGCCTCCCTGCTCATTACTGTTATCCTAAGACCACACTATCCAAAGGCGGTACCTACAAGCTAAGAGCTCCTCGGTAAATATCTGCTGCGTGAATGAACTGCTAACTCAACACCAAATGCGAAGCACGTAGTGGCTCGTGAAGCATCCCACTCAGGGTGAGGCTTAAATAAGTGCTCTGTGAAGGGCAGTGTGGCACAGTGGCTCACTTGCTAAACGAGGGACCACAGCCAAGACCCCCATGTGCTCCCTATGCCTTAGTCCCTCCTCGGCTgcggcaacaacaaaaataccaaCCTAGCACAGTTGCTGTGAGGGCTAAATGTCTGATAATTAaaggttctttttaaaatctctccAATCCAGTTTAATAAACGAAGATCACTATCATTCCTAATTAATGTTAATGGCCATTACTTTCCAGTCCTACCTCCAAAGCAAGaagaattgttttttaaaaaaatatttactcccttttgttgcccttgttgttttattggtgtagttattattgctgtcggcattgttggattggacagcaagaaatggagagaggagaggaagacagagagagggagagaaagacaaacacctgcagacctgcttcaccgcctgtgaagcgactcccctgcaggtggggagccgggggcttgaaccaggatccttacaccggtccttgcgctttgcaccacctgctaccacccaactcccctttctttcttttgttaattCCACCATGTTTTCCTCATGAAGAACAAACTCACAAACCACACAATGTGCATACTTTAAATCTCTATTACTTTTCGAAAACTAAATGTCAGCTACTGGATTATACTCACTCAGGACCCTTCTCCCCAAAGGAAAACTCCACTCCTGCCTCTTCACCAGTTTTTCTCGATGACTATGTTTCCTAAAATCAAAGATCCACCCTGGTTCCTTCCTGTGCACAGCAAATCCAACACAACCTGTCCCACGTCCAATCTTCAACCACCCCGGAGCTATCCAACCGTTTCATGAACTATGGCAACACCTGCTATCAAGACTTGTGTACGCAAGTGTGTTATTTCTATGTGGCAG is a genomic window of Erinaceus europaeus chromosome 15, mEriEur2.1, whole genome shotgun sequence containing:
- the TNRC6A gene encoding trinucleotide repeat-containing gene 6A protein isoform X1, which translates into the protein MQLVADPGLEARCPGAQDIPLPEEWNRDLVQEEEQLMEEKKKKKDDKKKKEAAQKKATEQKIKVPEQIKPSVSQPQPANSNNGTCTATSTNNNAKRATANNQQQQQLQPQPQPQPQLQPQPQPQPQPQPQPQQPPQALPRYPREVPPRFRHQEHKQLLKRGQHFPVIAANLGSAVKVLSSQSEGSALPNQQPQSNGEVESSKNQSETNHSASGSHYENLQRGPVSSTSDSSADCKNAVINDSPEKEEWPSVPGSDSEVISECMDADSISSSESERNITIMASGSTGGEKDGLRNSTGLGSQNKFVVGSGSNNVGHASSTGPWGFSHGAIISTCQVSVDAPESKPESSNGRMNAWGTVSPSSNGGLNPSTLNSASNHGAWPVLESSGLALKGPVGSGSSGINIQCSTLGQMPNNQSINSKVGGSSTHGTWGSLQETCESEVSGTQKVSFSGQPQNITTEMTGPNNTTNFMTSSLPNSGSVQNSELPSNAGAWRVSTMNHPQIQAPSVMNGTSLSHLSNGESKSGGSYGTTWGAYGSNYSGDKCSSPNGQANGDTVNATLMQPGMNGPVGTNFQVNTNKGGSVWDSGASNSQSASWGSGNGANSGGSRRGWGTPAQNTGTNIPSVEWNKLPSNQHSNDSANGNGKKFTNGWKSTEEEDQGSATPQLNEQSSVWAKTGGPVESEGSTESTGRLEEKGAGENQSRDRRKIDQHTLLQSIVNRTDLDPRVLSNSGWGQTPIKQNTAWDTETSPRGERKTDNGTEAWGSSATQTFNSGACVEKTSPSSNDTSSVAGWGGPKPAVRWGDSKGSNCQGGWEDDSAATGMAKSNQWGNCKEEKSAWSDSQKNKQGWGDGQKSSQGWSVSAGDGWGEPSRSNHWGETNKKSSSGGSDSDRSVSGWNELGKTSSFTWGNNINPNNSSGWDESSSKPNPSQGWGEPPKSNQSLGWGDSSKPVSSPDWNKQQDIVGSWGIPPASSKPPGTGWLGGPIPAPTKEEPTGWEEPSPESVRRKMEIDDGTSAWGDPSKYNYKNVNMWNKNVPNGSGRSDQQAQGHPSLPSASAISNQEASGASGWGEPWGEPSAPATTVDNGTSAWGKPIDSGPSWGEPIAAPSNASTWSSSAVGPQALSKSGPKSMQDGWCADDMPLPGNRPTGWEEEEDVEIGMWNSNSSQELNSSLNWPPYTKKMSSKGLSGKKRRRERGMMKGGSKQEDAWINPFVKQFSNISFSRDSPEENVQSNKMDLSGGMLQDKRMEIDKHSLNIGDYNRTVGKGPGSRPQISKESSMDRSPYFDKDGIVADESPNMQFMSSQSMKLPPSNSALPNQTLGSVAGLGMQNLNSVRQNANPSMFGVGNTAAQARGLQQPPAQPLSSSQPNLRAQVPPPLLSPQVPVSLLKYAPNNGGLNPLFGPQQVAMLNQLSQLNQLSQISQLQRLLAQQQRAQSQRSVPSGNRQQQDQQGRPLSVQQQMMQQSRQLDPNLLLKQQAPPSQQQPLHQPAMKSFLENVMPHTTPELQKGPSPVSAFSSFPIGLNSNLNVNMDMNSIKEPQSRLRKWTTVDSISVNTSLDQNSSKHGAISSGFRLEESPFVPYDFMNSSTSPASPPGSIGDGWPRAKSPNGSSSVNWPPEFRPGEPWKGYPNIDPETDPYVTPGSVINNLSINTVREVDHLRDRNSGSSSSLNTTLPSTSAWSSIRASNYNVPLSSTAQSTSARNSDSKLTWSPGSVTNTSLAHELWKVPLPPKSITAPSRPPPGLTGQKPPLSPWDNSPLRVGGGWGSSDARYTPGSSWGESSSGRITNWLVLKNLTPQIDGSTLRTLCMQHGPLITFHLNLPHGNALVRYSSKEEVVKAQKSLHMCVLGNTTILAEFASEEEISRFFAQSQSLTPSPGWQSLGSSQSRLGSLDCSHSFSSRTDLNHWNGAGLSGTNCGDLHGTSLWGTPHYSTSLWAPPSSSDPRGISSPSPINAFLSVDHLGGGGESM